In Actinoplanes derwentensis, the following proteins share a genomic window:
- the eccB gene encoding type VII secretion protein EccB, whose product MPSRQDELHSYQYSVQRVVAALVSHDPDPQRSPLRRAGATALVSLLVAALAVGGFAAYGLFTGNTMAEATDKSAVLVEKKTGARYVYLESDGKLHPVLNYTSGLLLATGNPPELKTVAAEKLAKVPLGAPLGIPGAPDSLPAAKSLLSGAWSVCTDTSAGRPRSTLLVGTAASGGAAATGGLLVRDTAGRTHLILGSQRFLLPDGQVDPIVRALGWFGYRPWQVSASWVDAIPAGPDLAAPTVPGRGQTSVIDGRKVGRVLTDDGTNLAVVLADGIAPLTEMQAKLLSTEAGGTPLQVGSRFLDLPASKSGLNAAAEGLPTTVPALAEAPATACVTAPGDTVRVNVKIPAGVAPAGTSRVDLIAVTRGAGAVVEAAASPDAAAGSGTVSVITDTGVQYALADRDLLSRLGYASVKPTRIPAQLIAYLPVGPALDPVRAARQ is encoded by the coding sequence GTGCCGTCACGTCAAGATGAGCTGCACTCGTACCAGTACTCAGTGCAGCGTGTAGTCGCGGCACTGGTCTCTCACGACCCGGACCCGCAACGGTCGCCGCTGCGCCGGGCCGGTGCCACCGCCCTGGTCAGTCTGCTGGTCGCGGCCCTGGCAGTCGGTGGTTTCGCGGCCTACGGGCTGTTCACCGGCAACACCATGGCCGAGGCGACCGACAAGAGCGCGGTGCTGGTGGAGAAGAAGACCGGTGCCCGGTACGTGTACCTGGAGTCCGACGGCAAGCTGCATCCGGTCCTCAACTACACGTCCGGCCTGCTGTTGGCGACCGGCAACCCGCCCGAACTGAAGACCGTGGCCGCCGAGAAGCTGGCGAAGGTCCCGCTGGGCGCACCGCTCGGCATCCCCGGCGCGCCGGACTCCCTGCCGGCGGCGAAGAGCCTGCTCAGCGGGGCGTGGTCGGTCTGCACGGACACGTCCGCCGGTCGCCCGCGCAGCACCCTGCTGGTCGGCACGGCAGCGTCCGGAGGCGCGGCGGCCACCGGCGGGCTCCTGGTCCGGGACACCGCCGGGCGTACCCATCTGATTCTCGGTTCGCAGCGTTTCCTGCTGCCGGACGGCCAGGTCGATCCGATCGTGCGCGCCCTCGGCTGGTTCGGGTACCGCCCCTGGCAGGTCTCGGCGTCCTGGGTCGACGCGATCCCGGCCGGTCCCGACCTGGCCGCACCCACCGTCCCGGGCCGTGGGCAGACCTCGGTGATCGACGGGCGCAAGGTCGGCCGGGTGCTCACCGACGACGGCACGAACCTCGCCGTGGTGCTGGCCGACGGCATCGCCCCGCTGACCGAGATGCAGGCCAAGCTGCTGTCCACCGAGGCCGGCGGCACCCCGCTCCAGGTCGGTTCCCGGTTCCTCGACCTGCCCGCTTCGAAGTCCGGGCTGAACGCCGCCGCGGAGGGCCTGCCCACCACGGTTCCGGCACTGGCCGAGGCACCGGCGACAGCGTGTGTGACGGCACCGGGCGACACCGTCCGGGTGAACGTGAAGATCCCGGCCGGTGTGGCACCGGCCGGGACCTCCCGGGTCGATCTGATCGCGGTCACCCGCGGGGCGGGTGCCGTGGTGGAGGCTGCCGCGTCCCCGGACGCAGCGGCCGGCAGTGGCACGGTCAGTGTGATAACCGACACTGGCGTGCAATACGCACTGGCCGACCGCGATCTGCTGAGCCGGCTCGGTTACGCGAGTGTGAAACCCACCCGGATCCCGGCTCAGCTGATCGCGTATCTGCCGGTCGGGCCCGCGTTGGACCCGGTCCGGGCAGCCCGGCAGTAG
- a CDS encoding glycosyltransferase family 4 protein — protein sequence MKVVVAHNRYREAIPSGENVIVDTEIGQLRESGVEVVPFQRSSDSIAEMSAARKVLLPISPVYGVDAQRDLSALLKEERPDALHLHNPYPLLSPWVIRTAHAHGVPVVQTVHNYRQVCSSGLYFRDGHNCHDCQGKLLGWPAIRNRCYRGSAAQSAIMATTLAVHRPTWRSVDRYIALTDKIAAHLTDYGIPADRIVIKPNGLPDPGAPEPLGDGFLYGARLSPEKGLSLLLDAWRRHPDGSLGPLRIAGDGELRPLAEQAAAERSDVTYLGPLDRAGMIAARRASAVVIAVPTWEDVLPTVILEAMSSGRAVLGTAVGGIPYMIGTGPEAAGWLSAPDPESLAAALPSARAGAPLAATAARARYRQHFHPDVLTPRLISIYAEMSQHVNR from the coding sequence ATGAAGGTGGTGGTAGCGCACAACCGGTACCGCGAGGCGATCCCGTCCGGCGAGAACGTCATCGTCGACACCGAGATCGGTCAGCTCCGGGAGTCCGGCGTCGAAGTCGTGCCGTTTCAGCGCAGTTCCGACTCGATCGCGGAGATGTCGGCGGCCCGCAAGGTGCTGCTGCCGATCTCGCCGGTCTACGGAGTCGACGCGCAACGGGACCTGTCGGCGTTGCTGAAGGAGGAACGGCCGGACGCGTTGCACCTGCACAACCCGTACCCGCTGCTCTCGCCCTGGGTCATTCGCACCGCGCACGCGCACGGTGTCCCGGTGGTGCAGACCGTGCACAACTACCGGCAGGTCTGTTCGTCCGGGCTCTACTTCCGGGACGGCCACAACTGCCACGACTGCCAGGGCAAACTGCTGGGCTGGCCGGCGATCCGCAACCGCTGCTACCGGGGTTCCGCCGCGCAGAGCGCGATCATGGCGACCACCCTGGCCGTGCACCGGCCGACGTGGCGTTCGGTGGATCGGTACATCGCGCTCACCGACAAGATCGCCGCGCACCTGACCGACTACGGCATCCCCGCCGACCGGATCGTGATCAAGCCGAACGGTCTGCCCGACCCCGGCGCCCCCGAACCCCTCGGTGACGGATTCCTCTACGGCGCCCGGCTCTCCCCCGAGAAGGGCCTGAGCCTGCTGCTCGACGCCTGGCGCCGGCACCCTGACGGCAGCCTCGGCCCACTGCGCATCGCCGGTGACGGCGAGCTGCGCCCGCTGGCCGAGCAGGCAGCCGCCGAACGCTCCGACGTCACCTATCTGGGCCCTCTGGACCGGGCCGGCATGATCGCCGCCCGCCGCGCCTCAGCTGTGGTGATCGCGGTCCCCACCTGGGAGGACGTACTCCCCACGGTGATCCTGGAGGCGATGTCCTCCGGCCGCGCGGTCCTGGGCACCGCCGTCGGCGGCATCCCCTACATGATCGGCACCGGCCCGGAAGCCGCCGGCTGGCTCTCAGCACCCGACCCGGAGTCCTTGGCGGCAGCACTCCCGTCAGCCCGCGCCGGCGCCCCCCTGGCGGCCACCGCGGCCCGAGCCCGCTACCGGCAACACTTCCACCCCGACGTCCTGACCCCCCGCTTGATCTCCATTTATGCGGAAATGTCCCAACACGTCAACCGATAA
- a CDS encoding Fpg/Nei family DNA glycosylase, with translation MPELPEVEALAAYLRERAVGHTVERFEVSSFSALKTYDPQPSVLTGLLLGSAGRHGKFLDIGVGDFHLVVHLARAGWLHYRDSFKSPAPLKPGSGPIAVRMRLDDGSGFDLTEAGTQKSLAAYLVRDPSEVPGVARLGPDALAVSLDEFTERIRSKKGQIKGVLVDQEVLAGIGNAYSDEILHAARLSPFALSGKLTDEQIAVLYTAMREIENDAVGRSVGQRAAELKGEKRAGMRVHARTGLPCPACGDTVREVSFADKSLQYCPTCQTGGKPLADRRLSKLVR, from the coding sequence GTGCCCGAACTCCCTGAGGTCGAGGCGCTCGCCGCTTACCTGCGCGAGCGTGCGGTCGGCCACACCGTGGAACGTTTCGAAGTGTCCTCGTTCAGTGCCTTGAAGACCTACGATCCGCAGCCGTCCGTCCTGACCGGGCTGCTGCTGGGAAGCGCCGGCCGGCACGGCAAGTTCCTGGACATCGGCGTCGGAGACTTTCATCTGGTCGTGCACCTGGCTCGCGCCGGCTGGTTGCACTATCGGGACTCGTTCAAGTCGCCGGCCCCGCTCAAGCCGGGCAGCGGACCGATCGCGGTGCGGATGCGGCTCGACGACGGGTCCGGGTTCGACCTGACCGAGGCCGGTACGCAGAAGTCACTCGCCGCCTACCTGGTCCGGGACCCGTCCGAGGTGCCCGGGGTGGCCCGGCTCGGCCCGGACGCGCTGGCCGTCTCGCTCGACGAGTTCACCGAGCGGATCCGAAGCAAAAAAGGGCAGATCAAGGGCGTTCTGGTGGACCAGGAGGTGCTCGCCGGAATCGGCAACGCCTATTCCGATGAGATCCTGCACGCGGCCCGTCTCTCACCGTTCGCGCTGTCTGGGAAATTGACCGACGAGCAGATCGCTGTCCTGTACACGGCGATGCGGGAGATCGAGAACGATGCGGTGGGCCGGTCCGTCGGGCAGCGAGCAGCCGAACTCAAAGGGGAGAAACGCGCCGGAATGCGGGTGCACGCCCGCACGGGATTACCGTGCCCGGCCTGTGGCGACACGGTGCGTGAGGTCTCCTTCGCGGACAAGAGCCTGCAGTACTGTCCGACCTGCCAGACCGGAGGAAAGCCGCTCGCCGACCGCCGGTTGTCCAAGCTGGTCCGATGA
- a CDS encoding PH domain-containing protein — MQWRVRPVLPFAKLIVALTMPALALIFAEGEWSRWALALLAMAAIVVWAARDVLVPVRLAADPAGITVVTGFARRKQVPWSQIERVRVESTARRGLRSDFLEIDAGDALYLFTTNDLSADPESVASSLAGLRAVS; from the coding sequence ATGCAGTGGCGTGTCAGACCCGTCCTCCCGTTCGCCAAGCTGATCGTCGCGCTCACCATGCCGGCGCTGGCCCTGATCTTCGCCGAGGGCGAGTGGTCCCGCTGGGCCCTGGCACTGCTCGCGATGGCCGCCATCGTGGTCTGGGCGGCCCGCGACGTCCTGGTTCCGGTCCGCCTGGCGGCGGATCCGGCCGGCATCACGGTGGTCACCGGATTCGCCCGGCGCAAGCAGGTCCCCTGGTCACAAATCGAGCGGGTACGGGTGGAGAGCACCGCCCGCCGAGGCCTCCGCAGTGACTTCCTGGAGATCGACGCCGGTGACGCCCTCTACCTCTTCACCACCAACGACCTGAGCGCCGACCCGGAGTCGGTGGCGTCCTCGCTGGCCGGCCTGCGCGCGGTCAGTTGA
- a CDS encoding magnesium and cobalt transport protein CorA yields the protein MTERSWSRGRPLGVAWAARVRGLLNNGDAPSGADAPGTPSSVVDCGVYQGGQRTPGDFSPDQALAEARSRDGAFVWLGLHEPSAEEMAWIAETYGLHELAVEDAVKAEQRPKLEQFGSVHFLVLRTARYVPHKELTESSQVVETGQMMIFVGEHFVITVRHGDASEMAPVRADLETKRAALLEQGPWAVAYAVTDRVVDHYLEVADEVEDDLDIIEEGVFSRDRIAPIQQVYQLKRELVEFRRAVVPLQRPLAAITSSQGVVPKEIRRYFRDVQDHLTRTVEQVSSYDDLLNSILQARLAQVTVDQNNDMRKIASWAAIATVWTAFAGVYGMNFDYMPETDWKYGYPALIALLSFVTVLLYRAFRRNGWL from the coding sequence ATGACGGAACGTTCGTGGTCCCGGGGACGGCCCCTCGGCGTGGCCTGGGCGGCACGGGTGCGGGGCCTGCTCAACAACGGTGACGCGCCGTCCGGTGCGGACGCCCCCGGCACCCCGTCGTCGGTGGTGGACTGTGGCGTCTACCAGGGCGGACAGCGCACCCCGGGGGATTTCTCCCCGGATCAGGCGCTCGCCGAGGCCCGCAGCCGGGACGGCGCCTTCGTCTGGCTCGGCCTGCACGAGCCGTCGGCGGAGGAGATGGCCTGGATCGCGGAGACCTACGGCCTGCACGAGCTGGCGGTGGAGGACGCGGTCAAGGCCGAGCAGCGGCCCAAACTGGAGCAGTTCGGCTCGGTGCACTTCCTGGTGCTGCGCACCGCCCGGTACGTGCCGCACAAGGAGCTGACCGAGAGTTCCCAGGTGGTCGAGACCGGCCAGATGATGATCTTCGTCGGGGAGCACTTCGTCATCACGGTCCGGCACGGTGACGCGTCCGAGATGGCGCCGGTCCGGGCCGACCTGGAGACGAAGCGGGCGGCGCTGCTGGAGCAGGGCCCGTGGGCGGTGGCCTACGCGGTGACCGACCGGGTGGTCGACCACTACCTGGAGGTCGCCGACGAGGTCGAGGACGATCTGGACATCATCGAGGAGGGCGTCTTCTCGCGGGATCGGATCGCCCCGATACAGCAGGTCTATCAGCTCAAACGGGAGCTGGTGGAGTTCCGCCGGGCGGTCGTCCCGCTGCAGCGGCCACTCGCGGCGATCACGTCCAGCCAAGGTGTGGTGCCGAAGGAGATCCGGCGGTACTTCCGGGACGTGCAGGACCACCTGACCCGGACGGTCGAACAGGTCTCCTCCTACGACGACCTGCTCAACTCGATCCTGCAGGCCCGCCTCGCGCAGGTGACCGTGGATCAGAACAACGACATGCGCAAGATCGCGTCCTGGGCGGCCATCGCCACGGTCTGGACCGCGTTCGCCGGTGTCTACGGCATGAACTTCGACTACATGCCGGAGACCGATTGGAAGTACGGCTACCCGGCCCTGATCGCGCTCCTGTCATTCGTCACCGTGCTGCTCTACCGTGCTTTCCGCCGCAACGGCTGGCTCTGA
- a CDS encoding aminotransferase-like domain-containing protein, with translation MTAEQLISFARGAPSLDIVDVEGLKAAAARAFDADPAGVTAYGTSVGYLPLRKWIADKHGVSADQVIVTNGSLQADAFLFGHLVQPGDDVIVEKPTYDRTLLNLQNLGAKVHQVTLQPDGIDIDELRTLLESGVRPKLAHIIPNYQNPAGLTLSAEKRQALLALAEQYEFLIFEDDPYVDIRFRGEPLPSMLSLDTNNLVVHASSFTKTVCPGVRVGYLVGPAALIDAIAKKATNLYISPGMVSEAIVHQFCVSGDIDKSVRTVSAALGERAKVLAESIRKHLPGATFTEPDGGYFLWVDLPEDVDVDKLFPAAMKKGVAVVKGSDFLLEGGRNSLRLAFSAVTVDQIDEGVRRIADAIEEIRA, from the coding sequence ATGACCGCTGAGCAGCTGATCTCGTTCGCCCGTGGAGCTCCGTCGCTGGACATCGTCGACGTCGAGGGTTTGAAGGCCGCCGCCGCGCGCGCGTTCGACGCCGATCCGGCCGGAGTGACCGCCTACGGCACCTCCGTCGGTTACCTCCCGCTGCGGAAGTGGATCGCCGACAAGCACGGCGTCTCCGCCGACCAGGTCATCGTGACCAACGGCTCGCTCCAGGCGGACGCGTTCCTCTTCGGCCACCTGGTGCAGCCCGGCGACGACGTGATCGTGGAGAAGCCGACCTACGACCGGACCCTGCTCAACCTGCAGAACCTGGGCGCCAAGGTGCACCAGGTCACGCTGCAGCCGGACGGCATCGACATCGACGAGCTGCGCACGCTCCTCGAGTCGGGGGTGCGGCCGAAGCTGGCGCACATCATCCCGAACTACCAGAACCCGGCCGGCCTCACGCTCTCCGCGGAGAAGCGGCAGGCGCTGCTGGCCCTGGCCGAGCAGTACGAGTTCCTGATCTTCGAGGACGACCCGTACGTCGACATCCGTTTCCGCGGTGAGCCGCTGCCGTCGATGCTCTCGCTGGACACCAACAACCTGGTCGTGCACGCCTCCAGCTTCACCAAGACGGTCTGCCCCGGCGTCCGGGTGGGTTACCTGGTCGGCCCGGCCGCGCTGATCGACGCGATCGCCAAGAAGGCCACCAACCTGTACATCTCCCCGGGCATGGTCTCCGAGGCGATCGTGCACCAGTTCTGTGTCTCCGGCGACATCGACAAGTCGGTCCGGACGGTCAGCGCCGCCCTGGGCGAACGGGCCAAGGTGCTGGCCGAGTCGATCCGCAAGCACCTCCCCGGTGCCACCTTCACCGAGCCGGACGGTGGCTACTTCCTCTGGGTCGACCTGCCCGAGGACGTGGACGTGGACAAGCTCTTCCCGGCGGCCATGAAGAAGGGTGTCGCGGTCGTCAAGGGCAGCGACTTCCTGCTGGAGGGCGGCCGGAACTCGCTGCGCCTGGCGTTCTCAGCGGTCACCGTGGACCAGATCGACGAGGGTGTGCGCCGGATCGCCGACGCCATCGAGGAGATCCGGGCCTGA
- a CDS encoding peptidylprolyl isomerase yields MAENLYATLHTNHGAIRVQLFPDHAPATVRNFVELAEGTKPYTDPRTGKPGSGPYYDGTISHRVIPGFMVQAGDPTGTGRGGPGFTFADEFHPELFFDRPYLLAMANAGPGTNGSQFFITVGPTPHLNRRHSIFGQVADEQSAKVVDSIANTPTGPGDRPREDVVIQRVEIERS; encoded by the coding sequence GTGGCCGAGAATCTTTACGCCACCCTTCACACCAATCACGGCGCCATCCGGGTGCAGCTCTTCCCGGATCACGCTCCGGCGACGGTCCGCAACTTCGTGGAGCTGGCCGAGGGCACGAAGCCGTACACCGACCCCCGCACCGGTAAGCCGGGCAGCGGCCCGTACTACGACGGCACCATCTCGCACCGGGTCATCCCGGGCTTCATGGTCCAGGCCGGCGACCCGACCGGCACCGGCCGCGGCGGCCCGGGCTTCACGTTCGCCGACGAGTTCCACCCGGAGCTCTTCTTCGACCGGCCGTACCTGCTCGCCATGGCGAACGCCGGTCCGGGCACCAACGGTTCGCAGTTCTTCATCACGGTCGGCCCGACGCCGCACCTGAACCGTCGCCACTCGATCTTCGGCCAGGTCGCGGACGAGCAGTCCGCCAAGGTCGTCGACTCGATCGCGAACACGCCGACCGGCCCGGGCGACCGCCCCCGTGAGGATGTCGTGATCCAGCGCGTGGAGATCGAACGCTCCTGA
- a CDS encoding iron-containing alcohol dehydrogenase family protein — MPLLARSVQTPLHIEVRRGAVADLGKILQDGRISSGGDVAVVVGPGLGEQIVDLLRPSLNSAEVFVTGGGTLDAALDLSAKLRHGHYDAVVGIGGGKTVDTAKYAASRWGLPMVSVATSLANDGIASPVASLVNDGIKGSYGVHIPFGVIVDLDFVESGPDRVNRAGIGDVVSNISALADWELAREIRGESVDGLAASLSRMGAEAILSMPGDMSDDAFVTTLAEALISSGLAMAVAGTSIPCSGGCHEIMHAIDSLFPETASHGELAGMGALFCTFLRGDERRLKQMSDTLARHQLPRTPSDVGLDAEQFVQVIHFAPRTRPDRYTIIEHLALTPEQIRQKLAEYNDVLATL, encoded by the coding sequence ATGCCACTACTAGCCCGTAGCGTCCAGACCCCGCTGCACATCGAAGTGCGGCGGGGCGCGGTCGCCGACCTCGGCAAGATCCTCCAGGACGGGCGCATCTCGTCCGGCGGAGACGTCGCCGTGGTGGTCGGGCCCGGTCTCGGCGAGCAGATCGTCGACCTGCTGCGCCCCTCGCTGAACTCGGCCGAGGTCTTCGTCACCGGCGGCGGCACCCTGGACGCCGCTCTCGACCTGTCGGCCAAGCTGCGTCACGGTCACTACGACGCGGTGGTCGGCATCGGCGGGGGCAAGACCGTGGACACCGCAAAGTACGCGGCCAGCCGCTGGGGCCTGCCGATGGTCTCGGTCGCGACCAGCCTGGCCAACGACGGCATCGCCTCCCCGGTCGCCAGCCTCGTCAACGACGGGATCAAAGGCTCGTACGGCGTGCACATCCCGTTCGGTGTGATCGTCGACCTGGACTTCGTCGAGAGCGGCCCGGACCGGGTCAACCGGGCCGGCATCGGTGACGTGGTCAGCAACATCAGCGCCCTCGCCGACTGGGAACTGGCTCGTGAGATCCGCGGCGAATCCGTCGACGGTCTCGCCGCGTCGCTGTCCCGGATGGGTGCCGAGGCGATCCTGTCGATGCCCGGCGACATGTCCGACGATGCGTTCGTCACGACCCTCGCCGAGGCGCTGATCTCCAGTGGCCTGGCGATGGCGGTGGCCGGCACCAGCATCCCGTGCAGCGGCGGCTGCCACGAGATCATGCACGCCATCGACTCGCTCTTCCCGGAGACCGCGTCGCACGGCGAGCTGGCCGGGATGGGCGCGCTGTTCTGCACGTTCCTGCGCGGCGACGAGCGGCGGCTCAAGCAGATGTCCGACACCCTGGCACGGCACCAGCTGCCGCGGACCCCGTCCGACGTGGGCCTCGACGCCGAGCAGTTCGTCCAGGTCATCCACTTCGCGCCGCGAACCCGCCCGGATCGTTACACCATCATCGAGCACCTCGCCCTGACGCCGGAGCAGATTCGGCAGAAGCTGGCCGAATACAACGATGTCCTCGCGACCCTCTGA
- a CDS encoding rhomboid family intramembrane serine protease, with protein MSEAPSTTPVCYRHPSRETLLSCSRCERPICTDCMNDATIGHQCPECVKEGRRGQRSARTAFGGSRAGQLGYVTTAIIVVNSLVMVGSAVLGGPSAIFGGGSWGLLGSGTPVTDFGEVLGIALYPNGELHGIATGEWYRLVTAMFLHYGILHLLLNMMLVAQLGRYLESQLGPLRFAALYMLAGIGGNVTAYVFQFPNQPSAGASTATFGLIVAVIVINRKLMRDSSSMTSVLIINLIFTFTIPNISIAGHLGGLAVGAATAAALAYATRPNRAVKQLIGCSVILVLIVVAAVLRTSSILN; from the coding sequence ATGAGTGAGGCTCCCTCGACGACACCGGTGTGTTATCGGCATCCGTCCCGGGAGACCCTGCTCAGTTGCAGTCGATGCGAGCGTCCGATCTGCACCGATTGCATGAACGACGCAACGATCGGGCACCAGTGCCCGGAATGTGTCAAAGAGGGACGCCGCGGTCAGCGGTCGGCGCGCACCGCCTTCGGGGGGAGCCGCGCCGGCCAGCTCGGCTACGTGACGACCGCGATCATCGTGGTCAACTCGCTGGTGATGGTCGGGTCAGCGGTGCTCGGCGGCCCGAGCGCGATCTTCGGCGGCGGGAGCTGGGGCCTGCTCGGCAGCGGCACCCCGGTCACCGACTTCGGTGAGGTGCTGGGCATCGCGCTCTACCCCAATGGCGAGTTGCACGGCATCGCCACCGGCGAGTGGTACCGCCTGGTCACCGCGATGTTCCTGCACTACGGCATCCTGCATCTGCTGCTCAACATGATGCTGGTGGCCCAGCTCGGCCGCTATCTGGAGAGCCAGCTCGGCCCGCTGCGGTTCGCCGCGCTCTACATGCTCGCCGGCATCGGCGGCAACGTGACGGCCTACGTCTTCCAGTTCCCGAACCAGCCGTCGGCCGGCGCGTCCACGGCCACCTTCGGCCTGATCGTCGCGGTCATCGTGATCAACCGGAAGTTGATGCGGGACTCCAGCTCGATGACGTCGGTGCTGATCATCAACCTGATCTTCACGTTCACCATCCCGAACATCTCGATCGCCGGGCACCTCGGCGGGTTGGCCGTGGGTGCTGCCACCGCTGCCGCTCTGGCTTACGCGACACGCCCCAACCGGGCCGTCAAACAGTTGATCGGCTGTTCGGTGATCCTGGTGCTGATCGTGGTGGCGGCGGTGCTCCGGACCAGCAGCATCCTCAACTGA
- a CDS encoding phosphocholine cytidylyltransferase family protein — translation MIGLVLAAGAGRRLRPYTDTLPKALVPVDGETTIMDISLRNLAAAGLSEVTIVVGYCAGAVEERVEGFEQKYGVKISLVHNDKAEEWNNAYSLWLARDHFAQGALMVNGDTVHPVSVEHTLLAKRGPSILLAIDSVKKLADEEMKTVFNEDGQLTKITKLMEPSEAFGEYIGANIIEASAAGKLADALKATFEKDPNQFYEDGFQLYADRGNEVRAAEIGTVSWVEVDNHEDLAKARDIACHY, via the coding sequence ATGATCGGATTGGTACTCGCCGCCGGGGCAGGGCGCCGACTGCGCCCATACACGGACACCCTGCCGAAGGCCCTGGTCCCGGTGGACGGTGAGACCACGATCATGGACATCTCGCTCCGGAACCTCGCGGCAGCCGGGCTGTCCGAGGTCACCATCGTCGTCGGCTACTGCGCCGGGGCGGTGGAGGAGCGCGTCGAAGGCTTCGAGCAGAAGTACGGCGTGAAGATCTCCCTGGTTCACAACGACAAGGCCGAGGAGTGGAACAACGCCTACTCCCTGTGGCTCGCCCGGGACCACTTCGCCCAGGGCGCGCTGATGGTGAACGGCGACACCGTGCACCCGGTCAGCGTCGAGCACACTCTGCTGGCCAAGCGTGGCCCGAGCATCCTCCTCGCCATCGACAGCGTGAAGAAGCTCGCTGACGAGGAGATGAAGACCGTCTTCAATGAAGATGGACAGCTGACCAAAATCACGAAGCTGATGGAGCCCTCCGAGGCCTTCGGCGAGTACATCGGCGCCAACATCATCGAGGCGTCCGCGGCCGGCAAACTGGCCGACGCGCTCAAGGCGACCTTCGAGAAGGACCCGAACCAGTTCTACGAGGACGGGTTCCAGCTCTACGCCGACCGGGGCAACGAGGTGCGGGCCGCGGAGATCGGCACGGTCTCCTGGGTCGAGGTCGACAACCACGAGGACCTGGCGAAGGCCCGGGACATCGCATGCCACTACTAG